Proteins found in one Maylandia zebra isolate NMK-2024a unplaced genomic scaffold, Mzebra_GT3a scaffold22, whole genome shotgun sequence genomic segment:
- the mettl22 gene encoding methyltransferase-like protein 22 isoform X2, translating into MQEISFHHETVLSDVHMLRPGGRHLMTHLNNVGQPVFMSRFVILAERCDEPGSDLKHESETSQTVKQATEEPDGEDRKVESLLDFDGDLDIIHRPRPNLTEGSSRDWTRPVVLKQSNDAMEQEEEGHWLKDVIRIEHTMATPMEDVGKQVWRGALFMVDFILSNPVMFRGATVLELGAGTGLTSIITATIAKTVYCTDHEVKVRQLDWLQDDLCTDAAVEFSWTKEEVADLNNTSIIIAADVCYDDDLTDGLFRTLHRLCSNFPHTCTVFISIEKRMNFTLQHMDVSCEAYDHFIHCMNQLQDLENGRCSFRVDQLPSNFDQFILYERVEQLELWKVTATPLPFMPARSDPEAF; encoded by the exons ATGCAGGAAATCAGTTTCCATCATGAGACTGTGCTGTCAGATGTTCACATGCTCCGTCCCGGTGGACGCCACCTTATGACACACCTCAACAACGTTGGTCAACCTG TCTTCATGTCTAGGTTTGTGATCCTGGCAGAAAGATGTGACGAGCCAGGGAGTGACTTAAAACATGAAAGTGAAACCAGCCAAACAGTCAAACAAGCCACTGAAGAACCTGATGGAGAGGACAGAAAAGTAGAGTCGCTCTTGGATTTCGATGGAGATCTTGACATAATACATCG ACCTCGGCCAAACCTTACAGAGGGCAGCAGTCGGGACTGGACTCGCCCAGTAGTTCTCAAACAGTCTAATGATGCAATGGAACAAGAAGAAGAGGGTCACTGGTTAAAAGATGTCATAAGGATTG AGCACACGATGGCCACACCCATGGAGGATGTTGGCAAACAG GTGTGGCGTGGGGCATTATTCATGGTGGACTTCATCCTCTCAAACCCAGTCATGTTCAGAGGAGCTACAGTCCTAGAACTAGGAGCAGGGACAGGCTTAACCAGCATCATCACAGCAACCATAGCTAAAACAGTCTACTGCACAG ATCACGAGGTGAAAGTAAGGCAGTTGGACTGGCTTCAGGATGACCTGTGCACAG ATGCTGCTGTGGAGTTTAGTTGGACAAAGGAGGAGGTAGCAGATCTGAATAACACTAGCATCATAATTGCTGCTGATG TTTGTTATGATGATGATCTGACGGATGGCCTATTCCGAACACTGCACCGACTCTGCAGCAACTTTCCACACACCTGCACTGTCTTCATCTCCATTGAGAAAAG GATGAACTTCACCTTGCAGCACATGGATGTTTCCTGTGAAGCCTATGATCATTTCATCCACTGTATGAACCAACTTCAGGACCTGGAGAACGGACGATGTAGTTTCAGAGTCGATCAGCTCCCTTCTAACTTTGATCAGTTTATTTTATATGAACGTGTAGAACAACTG gAGCTGTGGAAGGTGACTGCGACTCCTCTTCCTTTTATGCCAGCCAGATCTGATCCGGAAGCATTTTAA
- the mettl22 gene encoding methyltransferase-like protein 22 isoform X3, with the protein MSRFVILAERCDEPGSDLKHESETSQTVKQATEEPDGEDRKVESLLDFDGDLDIIHRPRPNLTEGSSRDWTRPVVLKQSNDAMEQEEEGHWLKDVIRIEHTMATPMEDVGKQVWRGALFMVDFILSNPVMFRGATVLELGAGTGLTSIITATIAKTVYCTDVGEDLLQMCKRNVALNKHMLKSADHEVKVRQLDWLQDDLCTDAAVEFSWTKEEVADLNNTSIIIAADVCYDDDLTDGLFRTLHRLCSNFPHTCTVFISIEKRMNFTLQHMDVSCEAYDHFIHCMNQLQDLENGRCSFRVDQLPSNFDQFILYERVEQLELWKVTATPLPFMPARSDPEAF; encoded by the exons ATGTCTAGGTTTGTGATCCTGGCAGAAAGATGTGACGAGCCAGGGAGTGACTTAAAACATGAAAGTGAAACCAGCCAAACAGTCAAACAAGCCACTGAAGAACCTGATGGAGAGGACAGAAAAGTAGAGTCGCTCTTGGATTTCGATGGAGATCTTGACATAATACATCG ACCTCGGCCAAACCTTACAGAGGGCAGCAGTCGGGACTGGACTCGCCCAGTAGTTCTCAAACAGTCTAATGATGCAATGGAACAAGAAGAAGAGGGTCACTGGTTAAAAGATGTCATAAGGATTG AGCACACGATGGCCACACCCATGGAGGATGTTGGCAAACAG GTGTGGCGTGGGGCATTATTCATGGTGGACTTCATCCTCTCAAACCCAGTCATGTTCAGAGGAGCTACAGTCCTAGAACTAGGAGCAGGGACAGGCTTAACCAGCATCATCACAGCAACCATAGCTAAAACAGTCTACTGCACAG atgTGGGAGAAGACCTTCTACAGATGTGTAAAAGAAATGTAGCGTTAAATAAACACATGCTGAAGTCTGCAG ATCACGAGGTGAAAGTAAGGCAGTTGGACTGGCTTCAGGATGACCTGTGCACAG ATGCTGCTGTGGAGTTTAGTTGGACAAAGGAGGAGGTAGCAGATCTGAATAACACTAGCATCATAATTGCTGCTGATG TTTGTTATGATGATGATCTGACGGATGGCCTATTCCGAACACTGCACCGACTCTGCAGCAACTTTCCACACACCTGCACTGTCTTCATCTCCATTGAGAAAAG GATGAACTTCACCTTGCAGCACATGGATGTTTCCTGTGAAGCCTATGATCATTTCATCCACTGTATGAACCAACTTCAGGACCTGGAGAACGGACGATGTAGTTTCAGAGTCGATCAGCTCCCTTCTAACTTTGATCAGTTTATTTTATATGAACGTGTAGAACAACTG gAGCTGTGGAAGGTGACTGCGACTCCTCTTCCTTTTATGCCAGCCAGATCTGATCCGGAAGCATTTTAA
- the mettl22 gene encoding methyltransferase-like protein 22 isoform X1, giving the protein MQEISFHHETVLSDVHMLRPGGRHLMTHLNNVGQPVFMSRFVILAERCDEPGSDLKHESETSQTVKQATEEPDGEDRKVESLLDFDGDLDIIHRPRPNLTEGSSRDWTRPVVLKQSNDAMEQEEEGHWLKDVIRIEHTMATPMEDVGKQVWRGALFMVDFILSNPVMFRGATVLELGAGTGLTSIITATIAKTVYCTDVGEDLLQMCKRNVALNKHMLKSADHEVKVRQLDWLQDDLCTDAAVEFSWTKEEVADLNNTSIIIAADVCYDDDLTDGLFRTLHRLCSNFPHTCTVFISIEKRMNFTLQHMDVSCEAYDHFIHCMNQLQDLENGRCSFRVDQLPSNFDQFILYERVEQLELWKVTATPLPFMPARSDPEAF; this is encoded by the exons ATGCAGGAAATCAGTTTCCATCATGAGACTGTGCTGTCAGATGTTCACATGCTCCGTCCCGGTGGACGCCACCTTATGACACACCTCAACAACGTTGGTCAACCTG TCTTCATGTCTAGGTTTGTGATCCTGGCAGAAAGATGTGACGAGCCAGGGAGTGACTTAAAACATGAAAGTGAAACCAGCCAAACAGTCAAACAAGCCACTGAAGAACCTGATGGAGAGGACAGAAAAGTAGAGTCGCTCTTGGATTTCGATGGAGATCTTGACATAATACATCG ACCTCGGCCAAACCTTACAGAGGGCAGCAGTCGGGACTGGACTCGCCCAGTAGTTCTCAAACAGTCTAATGATGCAATGGAACAAGAAGAAGAGGGTCACTGGTTAAAAGATGTCATAAGGATTG AGCACACGATGGCCACACCCATGGAGGATGTTGGCAAACAG GTGTGGCGTGGGGCATTATTCATGGTGGACTTCATCCTCTCAAACCCAGTCATGTTCAGAGGAGCTACAGTCCTAGAACTAGGAGCAGGGACAGGCTTAACCAGCATCATCACAGCAACCATAGCTAAAACAGTCTACTGCACAG atgTGGGAGAAGACCTTCTACAGATGTGTAAAAGAAATGTAGCGTTAAATAAACACATGCTGAAGTCTGCAG ATCACGAGGTGAAAGTAAGGCAGTTGGACTGGCTTCAGGATGACCTGTGCACAG ATGCTGCTGTGGAGTTTAGTTGGACAAAGGAGGAGGTAGCAGATCTGAATAACACTAGCATCATAATTGCTGCTGATG TTTGTTATGATGATGATCTGACGGATGGCCTATTCCGAACACTGCACCGACTCTGCAGCAACTTTCCACACACCTGCACTGTCTTCATCTCCATTGAGAAAAG GATGAACTTCACCTTGCAGCACATGGATGTTTCCTGTGAAGCCTATGATCATTTCATCCACTGTATGAACCAACTTCAGGACCTGGAGAACGGACGATGTAGTTTCAGAGTCGATCAGCTCCCTTCTAACTTTGATCAGTTTATTTTATATGAACGTGTAGAACAACTG gAGCTGTGGAAGGTGACTGCGACTCCTCTTCCTTTTATGCCAGCCAGATCTGATCCGGAAGCATTTTAA